A single Amphiura filiformis chromosome 8, Afil_fr2py, whole genome shotgun sequence DNA region contains:
- the LOC140159680 gene encoding uncharacterized protein, translating into MTHGSKETISLGGKPIKQVERFKYLGSMVGCDADSTPEINARLAIARDATSQLLGLWMAKAISLKLKKQLVRSLVWSIALYGAESWTLKQSDIKKIESFELWVWRRMLQVSWKDRKTNAWVRQKVGITEKQGLLSQLKKRKISLYGYWKRRPDSIVQITIEGEVEGKARSGLRKTGWIDNIRMWTNGGMAVAREKARKRMLTVL; encoded by the coding sequence atgaCCCATGGTAGCAAAGAGACAATCTCCCTGGGTGGAAAGCCAATCAAGCAGGTTGAAAGGTTCAAATACCTTGGCTCAATGGTAGGGTGTGATGCAGACTCTACACCGGAGATCAATGCTCGACTAGCAATTGCCAGAGATGCCACCAGCCAATTATTAGGATTATGGATGGCTAAAGCGATCAGCCTGAAGCTGAAGAAACAATTGGTGAGATCCCTTGTCTGGAGTATAGCCCTGTATGGTGCAGAAAGTTGGACCCTAAAACAAAGCGATATCAAGAAGATAGAGTCGTTTGAGCTGTGGGTATGGCGCAGAATGCTTCAGGTCAGTTGGAAAGATAGGAAAACTAATGCATGGGTCCGTCAGAAAGTGGGCATCACAGAGAAACAAGGTCTGCTCAGTCAgctgaagaaaagaaagatatcCCTGTATGGTTATTGGAAGCGGCGTCCAGATAGCATTGTTCAGATAACGATAGAAGGAGAAGTAGAAGGAAAAGCCAGGTCAGGTCTAAGGAAAACAggatggattgataacatcagaatGTGGACTAATGGTGGAATGGCCGTGGCAAGAGAGAAAGCACGCAAGAGAATGCTGACGGTTCTATGA